The following proteins come from a genomic window of Triticum aestivum cultivar Chinese Spring chromosome 6A, IWGSC CS RefSeq v2.1, whole genome shotgun sequence:
- the LOC123131576 gene encoding ruBisCO large subunit-binding protein subunit beta, chloroplastic: protein MASPFGAASSCGLKAAAPSGFATRKQLSLVSPPLVSLPQRARPGRKCSFRVNAAKELYFNKDGSAIKKLQTGVNKLADLVGVTLGPKGRNVVLESKYGSPRIVNDGVTVAKEVELEDPVENIGAKLVRQAAAKTNDLAGDGTTTSVILAQGMIAEGVKIVAAGANPVQIARGIEKTTKALVSELRKMSKEVEDSELADVAAVSAGNNYEIGNMIADAMSKVGRQGVVTLEEGKSAENNLYVVEGMQFDRGYISPYFVTDSEKMSVEYENCKLLLVDKKINNARDLITLLEDAIKGGYPILIIAEDIEQEALATLVVNRLRGALKIAAIKAPGFGERKSQYLDDIATLTGGTVIREEIGLSLDKADKEVLGNAAKVVITKDSTTIVGDGTTQEEVTKRVTQIRNQIEASEQEYEKEKLNERIAKLSGGVAVIQVGAQTETELKEKKLRVEDALNATKAAVEEGIVVGGGCTLLRLASKVDAIKETLENDEQKVGAEIVRKSLSYPLKLIAKNAGVNGSVVTEKVLVNDNFRYGYNAATGKYEDLMAAGIIDPTKVVRCCLEHAASVAKTFITSDAVVVDIKESEQAPAANPMAGSGYGF from the exons ATGGCTTCACCGTTTGGGGCCGCCTCCTCGTGTGGCCTCAAGGCTGCCGCTCCTTCCGGATTCGCGACCAGGAAGCAGCTCTCCCTCGTTTCGCCCCCGTTGGTCTCGCTGCCCCAGAGGGCCAGGCCAGGGAGAAAGTGCAGTTTCCGAGTGAACGCTGCAAAGGAGCTGTATTTCAACAAGGATGGGTCGGCTATCAAGAAGCTGCAA ACTGGAGTCAATAAGCTTGCCGATCTGGTTGGAGTTACTCTTGGGCCTAAAGGGCGGAATGTCGTCCTTGAGAGCAAGTATGGGTCACCTAGAATTGTCAACGATGGCGTTACGGTGGCAAAAGAG GTTGAGCTGGAGGACCCTGTTGAAAATATTGGAGCTAAATTGGTCAGGCAAGCTGCTGCTAAGACCAATGATTTGGCTGGTGATGGGACAACCACTTCTGTCATCCTTGCTCAAGGGATGATTGCCGAGGGTGTTAAG ATTGTAGCTGCCGGTGCTAATCCAGTACAGATTGCTCGTGGTATTGAGAAAACAACCAAAGCACTTGTCAGTGAACTTCGAAAGATGTCCAAGGAG GTTGAAGATAGCGAACTTGCTGATGTTGCTGCAGTAAGCGCTGGAAATAACTACGAAATTGGTAACATGATAGCTGATGCTATGAGCAAGGTTGGGCGTCAGGGGGTGGTTACACTTGAAGAAGGCAAGAGTGCTGAAAACAACCTCTATGTGGTCGAAGGGATGCAATTCGACCGCGGCTATATTTCTCCTTACTTTGTAACTGACAGTGAAAAAATGTCAGTTGAGTATGAGAATTGCAAG CTGCTTCTTGTGGACAAGAAAATTAACAATGCCCGAGATCTCATCACTCTTCTGGAGGACGCTATTAAGGGTGGATATCCAATTCTAATAATCGCAGAGGATATTGAGCAGGAAGCTCTTGCAACTCTTGTGGTCAATAGGCTTAGAGGTGCACTGAAGATTGCTGCTATTAAAGCCCCTGGTTTTGGAGAGCGCAAGAGTCAATACCTGGATGATATCGCTACTCTGACAGGAG GCACTGTCATCAGAGAAGAAATTGGACTGTCCCTGGACAAAGCAGACAAAGAAGTCCTTGGAAATGCCGCCAAGGTTGTAATTACTAAGGATTCGACGACAATTGTTGGAGATGGCACTACGCAGGAGGAAGTAACCAAAAGGGTTACACAAATCAGGAACCAAATTGAG GCTTCTGAACaggaatatgaaaaagaaaagcTAAACGAGAGGATAGCTAAACTATCCGGTGGTGTTGCTGTGATTCAG GTTGGAGCACAGACTGAAACTGAGCTAAAGGAAAAGAAATTGAGGGTTGAAGACGCACTGAATGCAACAAAG GCGGCTGTCGAGGAAGGTATTGTTGTCGGTGGTGGCTGTACCCTTTTAAGGCTTGCCTCAAAAGTTGATGCCATTAAAGAAACCCTTGAGAATGATGAACAGAAG GTCGGCGCTGAAATTGTTAGGAAATCCTTGAGTTATCCACTTAAACTGATTGCCAAAAACGCTGGTGTTAATGGCAGCGTGGTTACCGAAAAG GTCCTTGTGAATGATAACTTCAGGTACGGTTACAATGCCGCTACAGGGAAGTATGAGGATTTGATGGCTGCTGGTATTATTGATCCCACCAAG GtcgtgaggtgctgcttggagcATGCCGCATCGGTGGCCAAGACTTTCATCACCTCAGACGCCGTCGTGGTCGACATCAAGGAATCTGAGCAGGCACCTGCTGCGAACCCAATGGCCGGTTCAG GTTACGGGTTCTAA